One stretch of Falco naumanni isolate bFalNau1 chromosome 7, bFalNau1.pat, whole genome shotgun sequence DNA includes these proteins:
- the LOC121091156 gene encoding cytochrome P450 1A4-like: MPAAMKAVMSLLGSQGTVSATEVLLAAAVFCLVFLLLQSLQQHVPKELKSPPGPRGYPILGNVLELRKDTHLVLTRLSQKYGDVMEVRIGTRPVLVLSGLDTIKQALVKQGEDFMGRPDLHSFQYISNGQSLAFSPDSGEVWKARRKLAQNALKTFSIAPSPTSSSTCLLEEHVSKEADYLVTKFLQLMDEEKSFDLNRYLVVSVANVICAICFGKRYEHNDQELLSLVNLGNEFGDVAAAGNPADFIPMLRYLPSRTMHLFKDINRRFSFFVQKIVQEHYTSFDKEHIRDITDSLIDHCQEKSTGEDACVLLSNEKIISIVNDLFGAGFDTVTTGLSWSLMYVALYPNIQKRIHEELDQTIGRERRPRLSDRGTLPYTEAFILEMFRHSSFLPFTIPHSTTKATVLNGYYIPKDTCVFINQWQVNHDETLWKDPSTFNPERFLNAAGTEISRTESDKVMAFGLGKRRCIGESIGRWEIFLFLTTMLQQLEFSLLPGEEVDITPQYGLTMKYKKCECFQIKKRFPVKNSA, encoded by the exons ATGCCGGCAGCGATGAAGGCTGTGATGTCGCTGCTGGGAAGCCAAGGCACTGTCTCGGCCACTGAGGTTCTTCTCGCGGCTGCCGTCTTCTGCCTGGTCTTCCTGCTGCTCCAGTCCCTCCAGCAGCACGTGCCCAAGGAGCTGAAGAGCCCCCCAGGACCCCGAGGCTACCCCATCCTCGGCAACGTGCTGGAGCTGAGGAAGGACACGCACCTGGTCCTGACCAGACTGAGCCAGAAGTATGGGGACGTGATGGAGGTGAGGATCGGCACCCGTCCCGTCCTGGTGCTGAGCGGGTTGGACACCATCAAGCAAGCGCTGGTGAAGCAAGGAGAAGACTTCATGGGGCGCCCGGACCTCCACAGCTTCCAATACATTTCGAACGGCCAGAGCCTGGCCTTCAGCCCTGACTCAGGGGAGGTGTGGAAAGCCCGCAGAAAGCTGGCCCAGAACGCCCTGAAGACCTTCTCCatcgcccccagccccacgtcctcctccacctgcctgctggaggAGCACGTCTCCAAGGAGGCTGACTACCTGGTCACCAAGTTCCTGCAGCTGATGGATGAGGAGAAGAGCTTTGACCTGAACCGGTACCTGGTGGTTTCTGTGGCCAATGTCATCTGTGCCATCTGCTTTGGCAAGCGTTACGAGCACAACGACcaagagctgctcagcttggTGAACCTCGGCAATGAATTTGGggatgtggctgctgctggcaaccCTGCAGACTTCATCCCCATGCTCCGGTATCTTCCCAGCCGCACCATGCATCTCTTCAAGGACATCAACAGGCGTTTCAGCTTCTTTGTGCAAAAAATTGTCCAGGAGCATTACACCAGCTTTGATAAG GAGCACATCCGGGACATCACGGACTCGCTGATAGATCACTGCCAGGAGAAGAGCACAGGGGAGGATGCCTGTGTCCTGCTCTCCAATGAGAAGATCATCAGCATTGTCAATGACCTCTTTGGAGCAG GTTTTGACACTGTGACAACTGGCCTGTCCTGGAGCCTCATGTATGTTGCCTTGTACCCCAACATCCAGAAGAGGATCCATGAAGAACTAG ACCAGACCATCGGCCGGGAGAGGAGACCGAGGCTGTCGGACCGGGGCACGCTGCCCTACACAGAAGCCTTTATCCTGGAGATGTTCAGGcactcctccttcctgcccttcacCATCCCGCACAG TACAACAAAAGCGACAGTGTTGAATGGCTATTACATCCCCAAGGATACCTGCGTGTTTATCAACCAGTGGCAAGTGAATCACGATGA GACCCTTTGGAAGGACCCTTCAACTTTCAACCCTGAGCGGTTCCTCAATGCTGCAGGGACTGAAATAAGTAGGACAGAGAGTGACAAGGTGATGGCTTTCGGCTTGGGGAAGAGGCGATGCATCGGGGAGTCCATAGGCCGGTGGGAGATCTTCCTCTTCTTGAccaccatgctgcagcagctggagttcAGCCTTCTccctggggaggaggtggaCATCACTCCTCAGTATGGACTGAcaatgaaatacaagaaatgcGAGTGCTTCCAGATTAAGAAGCGTTTCCCCGTGAAGAACTCAGCATAA